From Amyelois transitella isolate CPQ chromosome 2, ilAmyTran1.1, whole genome shotgun sequence:
AATTATGGACTTTTATAATAAGACATGCAAGGCACTCGCATCTTTTCCAAAATTCATAGAGGGGGATATACAAAAGCACTAACTTaattccattaaaattttagacaGGTAGTCGACGTCAACCTTAAATCTTTCGCAAATCTTCACCAAGTAAGGTATAATTTACTATACATATTTAGCAGATCTAGAGCCatgctcagctgtatggcttaatgatggaattgagattgaaatagtaacaggttgctagctcatagGATCGCAACAGGTGGAAGGAAGAGATCAAAGAGAAAGTGATTCGGCGGGGGAGTCACGACCCTCAGCAATGAGGTATACGACGCGAGGAGGAGGCTAGCTCATCGCCCACAacaagaataccaagtttattcgtctttcccttattcgcctttaacaacatccatgcGGAAATGATATGGAGTGGAACTTTTCTAaagtaccggaaaccacacggcaccgtggTATAAACTTATTGATAATGTTTTGTGACATCAAAAACATCTTCATACCTGTTGTGGATTTAAAAGATGAACCAACGTCTGTACGATTGCATGATTCGTGGCATTTTTATGTGCATTCAATGGGAAGTTGCATTCACCGCTACAATAAAATGCACCGTACCCGTCAGGAGCTATGATCCAATCCTGcaataaaacgaaaaaaagaCATTAATTCCATATTTGAATAGAACAGAAACACTTcaccttttataaatatgtaaacttATAACGTCTCATTACTTCCTCAAATTTCAGCATAATTAAGGTCTTGTTAAGTATgcgtttatttatcatttcgtAGTGTCTCGTCCTAAATACATTGTTAATCGATCTATGTACTAACCTTAAACCTACGCAATTATAACGATGTCTTACCTGCCATTCTAAATCTTTGAAACTAACATAGAGGGTTTGTATTTCACAGCTTCTCGTTGTCCAATGTGACGTgtctgtaaaagaaataaatgtttcgTCATTTTCAAGTCTTAGCCATACttagatatagttagtaagttctaataatttgtattacttattttggataaacttacaacaaataaaattttcttgatAAAACCAGACTTAAAGCCAAGCCAGACtagccagaaggaagaagagttaatttaaaatattcttattttactctGCTTGATAGCAACAATGCAAATACTTTAGCCGATAAACACCAGTAAATGACATGAAATTTAACTGATGAGTCTTACCTGTCAGTGGATTCCTTAGATGGTTTTCAGAGAAGCCGTGGGAGCGCCAACGCTTCGCTTCCCGCTTGCGGCGCGCCCCGGGATCCGCGTTGCCTAACTTAGGGCCACCCTTGAAGAAAGCCACTAAGAATGGCTGCTTGCCTTCCACGACCGCACCTCGAGGCTCTTCCAACCCTATTTCCTCAGGTTTCACGTGCCGctctaaatttataatataaaatcaaatcaaataaggttgcagttatatacatacatgagtatatgtatatttatccCTTTCCTTTTATGGGAATCTATTTATGGTAGTAATTGTATTATTGCTATATATATCGTGGAACCGAGCGGTGCTTAATAGACGTAAGAAAATCCATTAGAAGatgtaaaatcaaaaaaccaacaaaaagcaacaaaaaCATCAGGaaagcataaaaaaatttacttttgtcAAAAGAGACCCGACTTCAATGGACATACTCCTTTTTTGAATTCAGTAAATGTATACTAAAACATTCTCCTAAATGTAACAAACCCTTTTTCTGAAAACctcatcataatcggttcagccAGCCAGACAGATCGATTTTGTAGCCCCATATGCGACCTATATTCGAAATTTCAACGATGTCGTTAGAGCCGTTTTCGAAAActtagtccgcgtggaatagttatttaaggcatcattgaagccctcaagaattaattttccccgtattttttcacatattccattatttctttgctccttatagttgcactGTGATGATATATAGCcgattaatggtctattcaacgaaaaaagattttttaatttgaaccagtagtttctgagattagcgcgttcaaacaaacaaactcttcagcttgcTCGTTCAATAGTATACGatttgtgccgtatggtttccaGCACTATATCTATAGTGCTGGAAtatataataggaccactctatatcttggaagtcgtaaaaggcgacaaagggaaatCTAacaacctggcactatttgaatatcaattccatcttaagctatacagctgaaccagcttttatatttttacgaatGTTGGCTCAGTATACCTCGTAGGGGATATAGTAGTGATTTTATGATgtacttatttgttaaatatgcgatgggctagcaacctgtcaacaATCATCAACATCAAGTCATTAGCCGAACTACTAGTAGGCAAATTCTTTGGCTGGTAGCTGGCATCCGTTATACACTACACGGATTTCTTCATTCGGCTAATTTTAGAAGCCAAGGTCATGGTAAAGGTACAGCATTAGGCAGGTAAACCTGATACACAATTAAAGGGATACTTAACATCTGTTTATTTGCAAACTGGTGTTCATATCTATGGGTGCGCTTGTAGAGAAAGCAAACGTAGAGCAGCACTCAGCCCCCATGATTCGGCTCGTAATAACCGAAGAGTAGAGTCATAGGTGGTAGTGGGATCGTGCCATGACaaagttttatatacatatatgtccATAGGACATTGAACCGGTCGTCAGATATTCTGCCCCCGATTGAATAAGATCGTTTTCACTGTAGCGACTTTGCTCTAACCTGGTTGTGAATGTGGGTGTAGAGTGATGAAGAATCCGCGGTTGTCAGCGGGCGATGATAGCCACGCACCCAGGGCGTTGGTCACGTTCAACTCCAGCCAGCCTTCTGCACCCGCACTGGTGTTTACTGCAGCCACCTCCTCAAGTTGCATTTTTCTGGAAGTGTATTGttttcgttttaattttttacctaTTACTGCACGAACGTGCAACAGCAACCATTTAAAGTGACTTTTAGCCATTTTGGCATCACACCCTTGCCTGCCAACAGCCATGTAGCTCACATGCAACGAAGACAACTAACATCACAGACCCTCCTACTATTTTAATGGCtcatattttacaaatcaCTTCAAATACTTTAGATTGGGTAAGtactaaataaatctattctattctacttcACCTACCTACTAAAGCGATAAAAACTTACCCTAAATTATCAACGTTGATTACACGATGTGCAACCACTCTGTATAAACTTGTGGGGTCTTCTGTATGCGTTGGCGCCTGGTGTAGCCTCAGCTCGGCGGTCAGCAGCGAGGACGCGTCGCCGGGAGCGCCTGCCACCTCAAACCACACGTGTCTTCCGTGGCCTTGTCGAAGAGCCCCCAAATGATgctctgaaaataaatatcatagaCCTTTTGAAACagatataaaagaatatttaacaTCTTCTTCCCCCTGGAATTTGGTCCCAGTTAATCCTCAACTCTCTGAAGAGTGGGTgggtcaagtttttacactaacgactcccatctgactttCGCGACCTTTTCCAATAAACCTAACTCTTATTAGATCATGGTAACAATAACCAGTTACGTGAATGTGTAATTTCTCCCCATCGAAAGATAATCAGAGGTTTACATGGCAGAGATAGGATTTGGATCTGCACCTTAACGATTTGACCAACGACATTCTTCAACGAAGAAAAAagattctgttttttttatcacatacTATTTTGATAGTTTCAACCTATACTTAATCTATAACAATAGAAAATCATCTACAAATTCTGTAAAACACGTTTCAATTAACATCACTGTGTAAACAAGGGTGACGTAACTTATAGTTAATGAGCGCTTTTGCGATGTGTACCTGCTTATTTAACTTGGTTCAATATGAGTGTGTTCTCCAGACATATTAAACAGGTAGGTAATatcctttattaaataaagccATTCGCATGCAAATTGTGACCAAAGGTTGCGGAACAGGTGGCTCGCCCGTTATTCACCCGTCAAGTGTAActtgaaacattaattaataattttattctagtTTTCACACAAGTATTAATGCCGCATATCATACTTAGAAGCAGTCAGAAAACTGGTCTgccaatttcataattttcattcctattttcttatttgtagATTTTATTTGCCCTATGTCTTCCGGATAAACTTTGTAGCTGGGTACTTCTGCGAAATGATTGCGTTCCAGTAATAgaatatgtaagtaggtataactCGTTATCGAGTTCGTAACAAACATGCACGAGAGCAAAGAActgtttacattaattttattatagttactTAATATCAAAGATCTCCAACACTACGATCTTTAACGACCTCTACTgggtaattaattaatacgataaataaatacgatCCCCGTCTGCTACTCTGGAGCTACCCAGTTTCGATTCCCAGCGTggacaatttaaatttatttatagcatTTTATCAGATTTTTCTACAATTTGGGGTGTGCGTTTTCTCCTAAATTAGTAAGGATTTATATTGATAATGATACaggtaggtaatttatttaggACGATATGTAATGCCAATTTACCCCGGGGCTACGCTCCCTTGGGAATTTCGGAATATAAAGGAACTTATATGTTATTCCATCCTACTAATgtcctatcctactaatattataaaagcgaaagtaggtaggtatcttATTAGTAGattttgcatgaaagagtaCTGACATCCTTACAAATTCCgcttttataagttttattacgAGTAGTATCTAGTATATTAGCCCCTTACCACTTAATGGGATTTTATATTActaggtaagtaggtacctacttcatTTGCTATGTAATATAACTTCTTTTAATAACAGAAAATATAACTAGACATTTATGGAATTGTTTCTTGGAACTTAAattccattatattttttgtaacggCCTTCAATGGTGATTCTCAGACAAAgctatcattaaattttaagatgtCTTTATCAAAGTGCCGCCAGCCAGACCCACCCGCTCTGGTGGTATGTGAAATGACTCATCATTGTTCTACCTGTGGACcacattttttacaaattcttCTAAAGTAGAAATACCTTTCGATTcgatagataataaaaattttgagaaTGCTATTTATTACAAGAAGCATAATAGAAGAAATATTTGACATTACGAAAATAATATCTCGGAGTTCCCTTCAAACtaagtgtatttatttttaacgagCCAAACTGAAATGGTTATCAAAGGGGCACAAATGGTGAGAAGCAGACAAGCTAAgcagaaaacaataaaaaaattgtaggaaCCTCGTttgttgattaattttaagttacctagtaaaattatttagataACTGGGAAATTAGTCTTAGTTAATTTTAGTCCCAGGACGCATAAACCTAGGTACCTCATCCTAAGTAGGGACAAATCAGAATCACACGAATGAACCTACCTACttgtaaaataagtaataggtacttactctacataaatatcttaaatagGTACTAATCGTAGTCCAGAGAACCTGCCAAGTAATTTAAGtaagaatatttaataacaatattcacataggtacatagtttttatatattaagacATAGGTAGTTAATACCTATctaaaatataggtaagtaaatAAGACCCATTAGAAAATGTATTAGATTTCTACATTGAACCGACCAGGAATTTATTGAGCTtggaaatagtaaaaaattaaagtaatgcTACTTACTTTTGCTTTGAAACGTCATGATGAGATCACTGGCATCAATCGCTATCTGTTCATCGCCACTGAGTGCCATCTCAGAGCTGCGTGTAGGACGCGCCTGCTCATGTTCCTCGGCCAGCTGTTTGTACACGTCCAGGAGAAAACTAGGAGCTGAACGGTCCAGGGGTGGAGCCCGAGGGCCCCGCGGACGTTCGCCTAGGCCCAGGAGATCGAGTATTTCATGTTCAACAACCAGCCGTTCGTGCCGCGTCATAGAGTGATGTATCACTGTTTGATCGACCCCATTATCAATGTATAAACCGGAGAGGGTAGCTTTACAAACGAGAGGAAACAACGCCACGAGAGTGATGCACGCGCATCGCCACGCCGCTTTTGGGTCGGTCATAATGGCTGTCCGTGCGGTGAGCGCCCACTCAACTGGCGAGCGGAGACGCGGAGGCGCGCGACGGGATCAGCCACTGAACCTGCCCACTCAAGGTAGGCCGCCGGCGGCGCCGCGCTCGCCACATTCCTCCCCTCTCTCGCCTCGTTCACTTCACTTTAATGTAAACATTGATCGCCACAAGCCGCACCGCACACGCATTAGCTACTTACATGTAGGTATCTATGTGTTGATTAATGCGCCTTGCAAAACAAACGAATCTTTCCTCTACCGTTAACTAATCGATGCATAACACAAATAacaggtacatacatacatgtaatcacgtctatatctcttgcagggtagacagagccaacagtctcgaaaaactgataggcgacgttcagctcttAGGCTTAAGATGATAACATCAACAAATTGAGACTTCTATATTGCGTCGTGTAGATGATTCACTGCATTGATTCTTTTCAAAAAAGGGGGGAAATATGTACTTAAGTACAATTTGacacaatagaaaaaaatcacaaatgtaggtctaaaaatatctttcaatGAGTAGAACTTTGTAAAAATGCCtttgtaaaaattgtaaaaatgtttgaGGTACAAACTTTTTTGATATAGGTACAAACAGGTACAAACTAGGTACTAAGGGCTGGTTCgacaatatttgtgttttgcgAGGTGGCTCCGTCATCTTGACGTTCATCTTTTTTTGCATTACCTTATGTATCCAAACAATACTAGCGTAATACTGTTTGATTTTTTGatcaaaagtataaaaatcaacattgagtataggtacctatctagTTACCTACTTACTAGTTTCAAAATACAAGGACAAGGCCTACGCCCTTAGCCGCTCGGGGTGCTTTCAggagaataaattaattttcatttcagtgATTAGGTACCTGTGTGTGAATCTTACACATTTTCTTTCTACTTACGTTACTTTCTTTGATGAGCTAGAGAAAAAAActcataaaaaaaaggttcGCGTAACGTTTATTCACGatttacttacctacctactttgttacaggaaaagataaaattgtgacagattgttggcccatcgcctacaagaggaaatAACATAGATACCTACACTTTATTACCaagtacctaagtacctactcaTATTTTGGCAACCTCCTCGAAGGACCTCTGGACGTCCCAGTCCCAGGGCGGAAAAATGAAGTGTAAAACGGACGTGGACACCATAAAAAAAAGGtcattatgtattatttaaaaaacaaattacttgtttttttacttttatgtaagtaccttACAAATTGGCATTAGTTCGTTACTCATCCATCAGTTAAAactaattacattaattagttttaaattagcaGGGCAGGTAAATTCAACTCTAATGAAGAGAACTTGGTGTCTCGTCTTTTCTGCTTAGGTTAGTTAAGTACATTTCACAGAAAACATAGAGCCGCATTAGCTGAAACGTACGGAGGTAAAGAGGAACAAACATTTTCAGCCTGAGCATTTTCTGATGAGATATAAAAACCGAAGATTTGGAACACCTAATGCAGCACCATGACGATCaagcttaaattaaaaaaatgccaCCTTAACAAAAACCGTTCAGCCACGGGGACAAAACCGTGGGcttcaaataatttacattatacATCCACCTTATCACGGTTTTAGCCCATACGGGTATACAGAGCCcgcaatctcgaaaagactggaaggccatgCCTAGCTCTATggcttaataaatttataaatataagtgtaaTAACTATTAGTTAGTTGCGTTCATTAAGAAGCAGTAAGTGTTCCCTCTTTTTCAACAATTCCCGTCATTAGATCTTGTGAATATGAAACTACCTAGGGAAAATATAGTTTCAAAAAAACTATCCAAGTCgatttataaaatctttaataaatataggtaccaaagaattattttaagctACTTCTGCCCGGGGCTTCGCTccattcttaaattaaaacaaaggaGCAATACCaacaattaggtatatttcttCCACATACCACATCTGTTTCTGTTCACATTTTAGAAATCTTACCGATACCGATCTTGACCGATACTTGAAAGATATCGGTCAGGATCTAAAACGAACAGAAaccaaaaatgtgatttttagtatttcattatgtctgtttgtactcgcatcacgtgaaaactgtTGCTCCGATTAGAATGTGGTTTTCTCCGATGTTAATCCACCCCTTGAAGGAGGCAATACTGAGATTATCAGTGAACTATTGGTCACACAGATTTTGTTTAAAGTCGATGGCAACagctaattaaaaataaaacaccttACAACCTAGTTAAAAACATAAGttttcagaaataaaatattacctacacCCTACTACTATTTACACgcagataataataaatagtacctATAAAGTTCATTTATATCACATACTGATATTAACG
This genomic window contains:
- the LOC106143079 gene encoding protein 60A, which gives rise to MTDPKAAWRCACITLVALFPLVCKATLSGLYIDNGVDQTVIHHSMTRHERLVVEHEILDLLGLGERPRGPRAPPLDRSAPSFLLDVYKQLAEEHEQARPTRSSEMALSGDEQIAIDASDLIMTFQSKKHHLGALRQGHGRHVWFEVAGAPGDASSLLTAELRLHQAPTHTEDPTSLYRVVAHRVINVDNLGKMQLEEVAAVNTSAGAEGWLELNVTNALGAWLSSPADNRGFFITLHPHSQPERHVKPEEIGLEEPRGAVVEGKQPFLVAFFKGGPKLGNADPGARRKREAKRWRSHGFSENHLRNPLTDTSHWTTRSCEIQTLYVSFKDLEWQDWIIAPDGYGAFYCSGECNFPLNAHKNATNHAIVQTLVHLLNPQQVPKPSCAPIKLSPISVLYYTDDSNVILRKYKNMVVKSCGCH